The following are encoded together in the Streptomyces asoensis genome:
- a CDS encoding MFS transporter translates to MPDVRMASPRGRWILLTTVLGSSMALLDSTVVNVALPRIGRDLDADLAVLQWTVNAYLLTLAGLILLGGSLGDHYGRRKVFVIGVVWFAAASLLCGIAPNAGVLIAARALQGVGGALLTPGSLALIQASFHHDDRGRAVGLWSGFGGIGAAVGPFLGGWLVDGPGWRWVFLLNVPLAVVCVPVALRHVPESDGRPVRADAAAGAAGPSGDTSARAAAGAGAGAGKARPHGRPHVPFDVLGAFLGALALALVTYALIEAPGGSTGVVSVAAVAGLAAGAAFVVVERRSADPMLPLDIFGSRQFTAVNLVTLCVYAAFGGFFFLSAVQLQVVVGWSALGAGTALLPTTVLMLLLSARSGELAEHIGPRIPLTVGPLLCAAGMLLMLRVGPGASYAADVLPAVLVLGCGMVTLVAPLTATVLASVDVSRAGVASGVNNAAARAAGLVAVAALPLLTGMSAEAYRSATAFDEAFGRAMVLCAAVLVVGAVLAFATVRRPAPDCRRPECRTHGSVLAPPLEGERTKGRLTLGDG, encoded by the coding sequence ATGCCCGACGTCCGGATGGCCTCGCCCCGCGGCAGGTGGATCCTGCTCACCACCGTCCTCGGCTCCAGCATGGCCCTGCTGGACTCGACCGTCGTCAACGTGGCGCTGCCGCGCATCGGCCGCGACCTGGACGCCGACCTGGCCGTCCTCCAGTGGACCGTCAACGCGTACCTGCTGACGCTGGCCGGGCTGATCCTGCTCGGCGGGTCGCTCGGGGACCACTACGGGCGCCGGAAGGTGTTCGTGATCGGGGTGGTGTGGTTCGCCGCCGCCTCGCTGCTGTGCGGGATCGCCCCGAACGCGGGCGTGCTGATCGCCGCGCGCGCCTTGCAGGGGGTCGGCGGCGCGCTCCTCACACCGGGCTCCCTGGCGCTCATCCAGGCCTCCTTCCACCACGACGACCGGGGGCGGGCCGTGGGCCTGTGGTCCGGCTTCGGGGGCATCGGCGCTGCCGTGGGCCCGTTCCTGGGCGGCTGGCTGGTGGACGGTCCGGGCTGGCGCTGGGTGTTCCTGCTGAACGTGCCGCTCGCGGTGGTGTGCGTACCGGTCGCGCTGCGGCACGTACCGGAGTCGGACGGCCGTCCCGTGCGGGCCGACGCGGCCGCGGGCGCCGCCGGCCCGTCCGGCGACACGTCCGCCCGCGCTGCCGCCGGGGCCGGTGCCGGCGCGGGGAAGGCCCGTCCGCACGGCCGTCCGCACGTCCCCTTCGACGTGCTGGGCGCCTTCCTGGGCGCGCTGGCGCTCGCCCTCGTCACGTACGCGCTGATCGAGGCCCCGGGCGGTTCCACGGGGGTGGTCTCGGTGGCGGCGGTGGCGGGACTGGCCGCCGGGGCGGCCTTCGTGGTGGTGGAGCGTCGCAGCGCGGACCCGATGCTGCCGCTGGACATCTTCGGCTCGCGCCAGTTCACGGCCGTCAACCTGGTCACCCTGTGCGTGTACGCGGCGTTCGGCGGCTTCTTCTTCCTGTCGGCGGTCCAGCTCCAGGTCGTGGTCGGCTGGTCCGCCCTCGGCGCGGGTACGGCGCTGCTGCCGACGACCGTGCTGATGCTGCTGCTGTCCGCCCGCTCCGGCGAACTGGCCGAGCACATCGGGCCGCGGATCCCGCTCACCGTCGGCCCGCTGCTGTGCGCCGCCGGCATGCTCCTGATGCTGCGGGTCGGGCCGGGCGCCTCCTACGCCGCCGACGTGCTGCCCGCCGTGCTGGTGCTGGGCTGCGGCATGGTCACGCTGGTGGCGCCGCTCACCGCGACCGTCCTGGCCTCCGTGGACGTCTCCCGGGCCGGTGTGGCCAGCGGCGTCAACAACGCGGCGGCCCGGGCAGCCGGTCTGGTGGCCGTGGCCGCGCTGCCGCTGCTGACCGGCATGAGCGCGGAGGCGTACCGCTCGGCCACCGCCTTCGACGAGGCTTTCGGGCGGGCGATGGTCCTGTGCGCGGCGGTGCTCGTGGTGGGCGCGGTGCTCGCCTTCGCGACGGTGCGCCGCCCGGCCCCGGACTGCCGCAGGCCGGAGTGCAGGACACACGGGAGCGTGCTCGCGCCCCCGCTGGAGGGCGAGCGCACCAAGGGACGCCTGACCCTGGGCGACGGCTGA
- a CDS encoding DUF3151 domain-containing protein, producing MSIHENLLGGPPPTHLPDDPEPRELLANGTAPADVAAKYPTSSLAWAQLCDDAFERGSVVESYAYARTGYHRGLDSLRRNGWKGHGPVPWEHEPNRGFLRALHGLARAAQAIGEQEEWERCSEFLKDSSPTAAQTLG from the coding sequence ATGTCCATTCACGAAAACCTTCTCGGGGGACCGCCCCCGACCCACCTTCCCGACGACCCCGAGCCGCGCGAGCTCCTCGCGAACGGCACGGCGCCCGCCGACGTCGCCGCGAAGTACCCGACGTCCTCGCTGGCCTGGGCCCAGCTCTGTGACGACGCGTTCGAGCGGGGCAGCGTGGTGGAGTCGTACGCCTACGCCCGTACGGGGTACCACCGCGGCCTGGACAGCCTGCGGCGCAACGGCTGGAAGGGCCACGGCCCGGTGCCCTGGGAACACGAACCGAACCGCGGCTTCCTGCGCGCCCTGCACGGCCTCGCCCGCGCCGCCCAGGCGATCGGCGAGCAGGAGGAGTGGGAGCGCTGCTCGGAGTTTTTGAAGGACTCCTCGCCCACGGCGGCCCAGACCCTGGGATAG
- a CDS encoding tryptophan 2,3-dioxygenase family protein, protein MSQQAQPQEASEPETPHLDFAGTTPYEDYVKADVLTHLQHTLSDDPGEMVFLVTTQVMELWFTVIVHEWETAAQALREDRVPVAIDALKRSVRELDALNASWRPLGQLTPAQFNSYRSALGEGSGFQSAMYRRMEFLLGDKSASMLVPHRGAPRVHAELEKALHEPSLYDEVLRLLARRGHAIPSSVLERDVSRRYEPSAEVEAVWTAVYSGEEGDEVARLGEALTDVAELVWRWRNDHLVATRRAMGAKAGTGGSAGVAWLEKRAQKNVFPELWTARSHV, encoded by the coding sequence ATGTCCCAGCAGGCTCAGCCCCAAGAGGCTTCGGAGCCCGAGACCCCGCATCTCGACTTCGCCGGCACGACGCCGTACGAGGACTACGTCAAGGCGGACGTGCTCACCCACCTCCAGCACACCCTCTCCGACGACCCCGGAGAGATGGTCTTCCTCGTGACGACCCAGGTGATGGAACTGTGGTTCACCGTCATCGTGCACGAGTGGGAGACCGCCGCGCAGGCGCTGCGCGAGGACCGGGTGCCGGTGGCGATCGACGCGCTGAAGCGTTCCGTCCGTGAACTGGACGCCCTGAACGCGTCCTGGCGGCCGCTCGGCCAGCTGACCCCGGCGCAGTTCAACTCGTACCGTTCCGCGCTCGGCGAGGGGTCGGGTTTCCAGTCGGCGATGTACCGCCGCATGGAGTTCCTCCTCGGGGACAAGTCCGCGTCCATGCTGGTGCCGCACCGGGGCGCGCCCCGCGTCCACGCGGAACTGGAGAAGGCGCTGCACGAGCCCAGCCTGTACGACGAGGTGCTGCGGCTGCTGGCCCGGCGCGGTCACGCGATCCCGTCGTCCGTCCTGGAGCGGGACGTCTCGCGGCGCTACGAGCCCTCCGCGGAGGTCGAGGCGGTCTGGACGGCCGTGTACTCGGGCGAGGAGGGCGACGAGGTCGCACGCCTCGGCGAGGCGCTGACGGACGTGGCCGAGCTGGTGTGGCGCTGGCGCAACGACCACCTCGTCGCCACCCGCCGCGCGATGGGCGCGAAGGCCGGCACCGGCGGTTCGGCCGGGGTGGCCTGGCTGGAGAAGCGCGCGCAGAAGAACGTGTTCCCCGAGCTGTGGACGGCCAGGTCCCATGTCTGA